The following proteins are encoded in a genomic region of Nocardioides renjunii:
- the gnd gene encoding phosphogluconate dehydrogenase (NAD(+)-dependent, decarboxylating), whose product MDIGLIGLGKMGGNMRERMRRAGLTVVGYDRNPDVSDVDSLEALVEALPSPKVVWVMVPAGDPTRATVQELSGLLGEGDVVVDGGNSRWTDDLANAELLAEKKIGYVDCGVSGGVWGLENGYALMYGGDEADIAKVQPAFDALAPEGDFGSVHAGKVGAGHFSKMVHNGIEYAIMQSYAEGWELLEAVDMVDNVTEVFRSWREGTVIRSWLLDLMVAALDDDPGLSKIAGYAEDSGEGRWTVEAGIEHAVATPAITAALYARFVSRQDDSPAMKAVAAMRNQFGGHAVRTPAPKGGDAEGGGQAPQTETSQKAGAGTTEEPSES is encoded by the coding sequence ATGGACATCGGACTCATCGGGCTGGGCAAGATGGGCGGCAACATGCGCGAGCGCATGCGCCGCGCGGGACTCACGGTCGTCGGCTACGACCGCAACCCCGACGTCAGCGACGTCGACTCGCTCGAGGCGCTGGTGGAGGCGTTGCCGAGCCCCAAGGTCGTGTGGGTCATGGTGCCGGCGGGCGACCCGACCCGCGCGACGGTCCAGGAGCTGTCCGGGCTGCTCGGCGAGGGCGACGTCGTGGTCGACGGCGGCAACTCCCGCTGGACCGACGACCTCGCCAACGCCGAGCTGCTCGCGGAGAAGAAGATCGGCTACGTCGACTGCGGCGTCTCCGGCGGCGTGTGGGGCCTGGAGAACGGCTACGCGCTGATGTACGGCGGCGACGAGGCCGACATCGCCAAGGTGCAGCCGGCCTTCGACGCCCTGGCGCCCGAGGGTGACTTCGGGTCGGTCCACGCCGGCAAGGTGGGCGCCGGCCACTTCTCCAAGATGGTCCACAACGGCATCGAGTACGCGATCATGCAGTCCTACGCCGAGGGCTGGGAGCTGCTCGAGGCGGTCGACATGGTCGACAACGTCACCGAGGTGTTCCGGTCCTGGCGCGAGGGCACCGTCATCCGCTCGTGGCTGCTCGACCTCATGGTCGCGGCGCTCGACGACGACCCCGGCCTGAGCAAGATAGCCGGCTACGCCGAGGACTCCGGCGAGGGCCGGTGGACCGTCGAGGCGGGCATCGAGCACGCGGTCGCCACCCCGGCGATCACCGCGGCGCTCTACGCCCGGTTCGTCTCCCGCCAGGACGACAGCCCCGCCATGAAGGCCGTTGCGGCGATGCGCAACCAGTTCGGCGGCCACGCCGTGCGGACCCCGGCCCCCAAGGGCGGCGACGCCGAGGGCGGCGGCCAGGCTCCCCAGACCGAGACGTCGCAGAAGGCCGGCGCCGGCACCACGGAGGAGCCCAGCGAGAGCTAG
- the recF gene encoding DNA replication/repair protein RecF (All proteins in this family for which functions are known are DNA-binding proteins that assist the filamentation of RecA onto DNA for the initiation of recombination or recombinational repair.) gives MHVAHLTLHDFRSYADIDVALEPGATAFIGRNGQGKTNLVEAIDYLSRLSSHRVATDAPLVRAGADQAIVRASVVKEGRTALLEVELNPGRANRARINRSPLPRPREIIGLVRTVVFAPDDLTLVKGDPSDRRKLLDDLLMLRTPRLAGVRSDYDRILKQRNSLLKTAGLARGSSRDAALSTLEIWDDNLARVGAEVLGARLALVEDLRPYLGKAYEAVARGASRDDADLEYRASIDLTSVAATTEALQAALLEAVAAKRKEELDRGISLVGPHRDELLLTLGNAELRLPVKGYASHGESWSFALALRLASYDLLRADGDDPILVLDDVFAELDTERRSQLAQLVAGAEQVLVTAAVAADVPASLQGVRYLVADGTVTRDE, from the coding sequence TTGCACGTAGCCCACCTCACCCTCCACGACTTCCGCTCCTACGCCGACATCGACGTCGCGCTCGAGCCGGGGGCGACGGCCTTCATCGGCCGCAACGGCCAGGGCAAGACCAACCTCGTCGAGGCGATCGACTACCTCTCGCGGCTGTCCTCCCACCGTGTCGCCACCGACGCGCCGCTCGTCCGCGCCGGCGCCGACCAGGCGATCGTGCGCGCCTCGGTGGTCAAGGAGGGTCGCACCGCGCTCCTCGAGGTCGAGCTCAACCCGGGTCGCGCCAACCGCGCCCGGATCAACCGCTCCCCGCTGCCGCGCCCCCGCGAGATCATCGGCCTGGTGCGGACGGTGGTCTTCGCGCCCGACGACCTCACCCTGGTCAAGGGCGACCCGTCCGACCGGCGCAAGCTCCTCGACGACCTGCTGATGCTGCGTACGCCCCGCCTGGCGGGGGTGCGCTCGGACTACGACCGGATCCTGAAGCAGCGCAACAGCCTGCTGAAGACGGCCGGGCTCGCCCGCGGCTCCTCGCGTGACGCGGCGCTGTCGACGCTCGAGATCTGGGACGACAACCTCGCGCGCGTCGGCGCCGAGGTCCTCGGCGCCCGCCTGGCGCTGGTCGAGGACCTGCGGCCCTACCTCGGCAAGGCCTACGAGGCGGTCGCACGCGGCGCGAGCCGCGACGACGCCGACCTCGAGTATCGCGCGAGCATCGACCTCACGTCGGTGGCCGCCACCACGGAGGCGTTGCAGGCCGCGCTGCTGGAGGCGGTCGCCGCGAAGCGCAAGGAGGAGCTCGACCGCGGCATCTCGCTCGTCGGCCCGCACCGCGACGAGCTGCTCCTCACCCTGGGCAACGCCGAGCTGCGGCTCCCGGTCAAGGGCTACGCCTCGCACGGGGAGTCCTGGTCCTTCGCGCTCGCGCTGCGGCTGGCGTCGTACGACCTGCTGCGCGCCGACGGCGACGACCCCATCCTCGTCCTCGACGACGTCTTCGCCGAGCTCGACACCGAGCGCCGCAGCCAGCTCGCGCAGCTCGTCGCCGGCGCCGAGCAGGTGCTGGTCACCGCGGCGGTCGCGGCAGACGTACCCGCGTCCCTGCAGGGAGTGCGCTACCTGGTCGCCGACGGGACCGTGACGCGCGATGAGTGA
- a CDS encoding DUF721 domain-containing protein — MSDERPDPPHEADGDDVTEPGAAPEPEHQPDGLDLARAAARAAAASAGTPPARRPASRTRRRTTTTSSGARPDDRDPQLLGQAMGRLVANHGWELDLKVQGVFGRWAELVGDEVADHCTPESFDDGRLVVRTDSTAWATQLKLLAPTVVRRLNEELGHGTVTLIEVLGPHLPSWKKGRLSSRDGRGPRDTYG, encoded by the coding sequence ATGAGTGACGAGCGCCCCGATCCCCCACACGAGGCGGACGGGGACGACGTAACCGAGCCAGGAGCCGCACCCGAGCCCGAGCACCAGCCGGACGGCCTCGACCTGGCGCGCGCCGCTGCCCGCGCCGCGGCTGCCAGCGCCGGTACGCCGCCCGCGCGGCGGCCGGCCTCCCGCACCCGGCGGCGGACCACCACGACGTCGTCCGGCGCGCGGCCCGACGACCGCGACCCCCAGCTGCTGGGGCAGGCGATGGGCCGGCTCGTCGCCAACCACGGCTGGGAGCTCGACCTCAAGGTGCAGGGCGTGTTCGGGCGCTGGGCCGAGCTGGTGGGCGACGAGGTCGCCGACCACTGCACCCCGGAGTCGTTCGACGACGGCCGGCTGGTGGTGCGGACCGACTCCACGGCGTGGGCGACCCAGCTCAAGCTGCTCGCACCCACCGTCGTACGACGCCTCAACGAGGAGCTCGGGCACGGCACCGTCACCCTGATCGAGGTCCTCGGCCCGCACCTGCCGAGCTGGAAGAAGGGCCGGCTCTCCAGCCGGGACGGACGCGGACCGCGCGACACCTACGGGTGA